A genomic stretch from Haloferax sp. Atlit-12N includes:
- the thsB gene encoding thermosome subunit beta produces the protein MIIMGEDAQRVKDRDAQAYNIRAARAVAEAVRSTLGPKGMDKMLVDSMGDVTITNDGVTILKEMDIDNPTAEMIVEVAETQEDEAGDGTTTAVAIAGELLKNAEDLLEQDIHPTAIIRGFNLASEKAREEIDDIAERVDPDDEELLKKVAETSMTGKSSELNKELLADLIVRAVRQVTVEANDGSHVVDLENISIETQTGRSASESELLTGAVIDKDPVHDDMPVQFDEADVLLLNEPVEVEETDIDTNVSIESPDQLQKFLDQEEAQLKAKVDQIVDSGADVVFCQKGIDDLAQHYLAKQGILAVRRTKKSDIRFLKNITGAAVVSDLDSIEAADLGRASVRRDEADELFYVEGIGDDVHGVTLLLRGSTDHVVDELERGVQDALDVVASTVADGRVLAGGGAIEVELASRLRNYADSVSGREQLAVEAFADALELVPRVLAENAGLDSIDTLVDLRAAHEEGQVRAGLNVFTGEVEDAFEAGVVETAHAKEQAVASASEAANLVLKIDDIIAAGDLSTGGDGDDEGGAPGGMGGMGGMGGMGGAM, from the coding sequence ATGATCATCATGGGCGAGGATGCACAGCGCGTCAAGGACCGCGACGCGCAGGCGTACAACATCCGCGCCGCACGAGCAGTCGCCGAGGCGGTACGTTCCACACTCGGCCCGAAAGGGATGGACAAGATGCTCGTCGACTCGATGGGCGACGTCACCATCACGAACGACGGCGTCACCATCCTCAAAGAGATGGACATCGACAACCCGACGGCCGAGATGATCGTCGAAGTCGCCGAGACGCAGGAGGACGAGGCCGGCGACGGAACGACGACGGCGGTCGCCATCGCGGGTGAACTCCTCAAGAACGCCGAGGACCTCCTCGAACAGGACATCCACCCGACGGCCATCATCCGCGGCTTCAACCTCGCCTCCGAGAAGGCGCGCGAGGAAATCGACGACATCGCAGAGCGCGTCGACCCCGACGACGAGGAACTCCTGAAGAAGGTCGCCGAGACCTCCATGACGGGCAAGAGCTCCGAGCTCAACAAGGAGCTGCTCGCGGACCTCATCGTCCGCGCCGTCCGTCAGGTCACCGTCGAAGCCAACGATGGCTCCCACGTCGTCGACCTCGAGAACATCTCCATCGAGACGCAGACCGGCCGCTCCGCGTCCGAGTCCGAGCTCCTCACCGGTGCCGTCATCGACAAGGACCCCGTCCACGACGACATGCCGGTCCAGTTCGACGAGGCCGACGTGCTGCTGCTCAACGAGCCCGTCGAGGTCGAGGAGACCGACATCGACACGAACGTCTCCATCGAGAGCCCCGACCAGCTCCAGAAGTTCCTCGACCAAGAGGAAGCCCAGCTGAAGGCGAAGGTCGACCAGATCGTCGACTCCGGCGCTGACGTGGTCTTCTGCCAGAAGGGCATCGACGACCTCGCTCAGCACTACCTCGCAAAGCAGGGCATCCTCGCGGTCCGCCGGACGAAGAAGTCCGACATCCGCTTCCTCAAGAACATCACCGGTGCGGCGGTCGTCTCCGACCTCGACTCCATCGAGGCCGCCGACCTCGGTCGCGCCTCCGTCCGCCGCGACGAGGCCGACGAGCTGTTCTACGTCGAGGGCATCGGCGACGACGTCCACGGCGTCACGCTCCTGCTCCGCGGCTCCACCGACCACGTCGTCGACGAACTCGAACGCGGCGTCCAGGACGCCCTCGACGTCGTCGCGTCCACGGTCGCCGACGGTCGCGTGCTCGCCGGCGGCGGCGCTATCGAGGTCGAACTCGCCTCGCGCCTCCGCAACTACGCCGACTCCGTCTCCGGGCGCGAGCAGCTCGCCGTCGAGGCGTTCGCCGACGCGCTCGAACTCGTTCCGCGCGTCCTCGCCGAGAACGCCGGTCTCGACTCCATCGACACGCTCGTCGACCTCCGCGCGGCCCACGAAGAAGGTCAGGTCCGCGCCGGTCTGAACGTCTTCACCGGCGAGGTCGAAGACGCCTTCGAGGCTGGCGTCGTCGAGACGGCCCACGCGAAAGAGCAGGCTGTCGCCTCCGCCTCCGAAGCCGCCAACCTCGTCCTCAAGATAGACGACATCATCGCGGCCGGTGACCTCTCCACCGGCGGCGACGGTGACGACGAGGGCGGCGCACCCGGCGGCATGGGTGGCATGGGCGGCATGGGCGGTATGGGCGGCGCGATGTGA
- a CDS encoding ornithine cyclodeaminase family protein — protein sequence MRKTLLLNKDDVHENVQMPELISAIEDAFAAYESGDAQMPPKSYIDLPQYNGDFRSMPAYLDAGDWDAAGIKWVNVHPDNGDKYDLPTVMGTMIYSDPENAFPLALLDGTELTMLRTGAAAAVATDYLAVEDASSMGIVGAGVQSYTQLRAISEVRDIEEVVISDLDEERVADFIDAFEDEFDIRAGSIEEAASCDVLSTVTPVESPIVPRDAVGDHTHINAMGADAEGKHELADDVLLDAKLVIDDHAQTTHSGEINVPYNQGVLTDDDIHGAIGDIVLGNLDGRTDADGISVFDSTGLAIQDVAAAHVAYEHAFENDNGYAFDLLGLAE from the coding sequence ATGCGCAAGACGCTGCTGTTGAACAAGGACGACGTTCACGAGAACGTCCAGATGCCGGAGCTCATCTCGGCCATCGAGGACGCCTTCGCCGCCTACGAGTCCGGCGACGCCCAGATGCCGCCGAAGTCCTACATCGACCTGCCGCAGTACAACGGCGACTTCCGGTCGATGCCCGCCTACCTCGACGCGGGCGACTGGGACGCCGCGGGCATCAAGTGGGTCAACGTCCACCCCGACAACGGCGACAAGTACGACCTGCCCACCGTCATGGGCACGATGATCTACTCCGACCCCGAGAACGCCTTCCCGCTGGCGCTCCTCGACGGGACGGAACTCACGATGCTCCGCACCGGCGCGGCCGCGGCCGTCGCCACCGACTACCTCGCCGTGGAGGACGCCTCCTCGATGGGTATCGTCGGCGCAGGCGTCCAGTCGTACACGCAACTCCGCGCCATCAGCGAGGTCCGCGACATCGAGGAAGTCGTCATCTCCGACCTCGACGAGGAGCGCGTCGCCGACTTCATCGACGCCTTCGAAGACGAGTTCGACATCCGCGCCGGCTCCATCGAGGAGGCCGCCAGCTGTGACGTGCTGTCGACCGTGACGCCCGTCGAGTCGCCCATCGTCCCGCGCGACGCGGTCGGCGACCACACCCACATCAACGCGATGGGTGCCGACGCCGAGGGCAAACACGAACTCGCCGACGACGTGCTCTTGGACGCTAAACTCGTCATCGACGACCACGCTCAGACCACCCACTCCGGCGAAATCAACGTCCCGTACAATCAGGGCGTCCTCACCGACGACGACATCCACGGCGCAATCGGCGACATCGTCCTCGGCAACCTCGACGGCCGCACCGACGCCGACGGCATCAGCGTCTTCGACTCCACGGGACTGGCGATTCAGGACGTCGCGGCGGCCCACGTCGCCTACGAACACGCGTTCGAAAACGACAACGGCTACGCGTTCGACCTCCTCGGGCTCGCCGAGTAA